TTTGTGCGAACCAAAAGGAACGGTGACTTTGGGTTGTACCAAGTCTGAAACCAAGTGGATTTATTTTTTGTCCCATATTTTTCTATTATGTTCTCTTTCCATTCATATTTTTAATATGAATCTAAATCTTAGATTGATCGATCTAAAAATGATTTAGATTTTTCCTTTAATACAATTGTTATATGACAAGTGGTTTTTTTTATCGTATAACTACGTCCCCGAGCCCGAGGTCTTAACTTTTTCACAATAGCACTCCTATTGACTTCGGCTTTACTAATGAATGAATCAGCTTCGTTCAAACCCATATTATGATTAGCATTTGCTGCTGCAGAATAAACCAATTGTAAAATTGGATAAGATGCTCGATAAGGCATGAGTTCCAGTATCATAAGTGTTTCCTCATAGGAACGTCCGCGAATCTGATCAATTACTCTTTGCGCTTTTAAAACAGACATACATATATGTTGAGCTAAAACTTTTATTTCTCTATTTTCTTCTCTACCTGAACTCTGGTTCTTTATCATAAGGTCATCCCCCACCAATGCCAATGAATGATAAGTACTTTTTTTTTTTAGTATTTTAATTTTGTATTTATTATTTATATTAATTTATTATTTATATTAATAATATTTCTATTAAT
This is a stretch of genomic DNA from Phoenix dactylifera chloroplast, complete genome. It encodes these proteins:
- the rpl22 gene encoding 50S ribosomal protein L22 encodes the protein MIKNQSSGREENREIKVLAQHICMSVLKAQRVIDQIRGRSYEETLMILELMPYRASYPILQLVYSAAANANHNMGLNEADSFISKAEVNRSAIVKKLRPRARGRSYTIKKTTCHITIVLKEKSKSFLDRSI